Genomic window (Granulicella arctica):
TGAGCGAGGTTCCGGCGGCCACATTGACGTCGGCGGGACGAATGATCGGGTTCGATCCGGGAGCGGGAGGGCCGGTCTGTACTTGCTGCTGTTGCTGTGCGGGCGGATAGTTGGACGGCTGTCCCTGTGGTGGCGGGCCGCTCATCCCCTGCTGTCCGTTGTAGGCAGGTGCGGGCCCTGCGCCGGGGGTCACGGTGGTCGTGACGGCCTGTGCGGTCTGTCCGGGGACTGGCGGCTGAATGATGGTCGTCGTGGTGTTGCCGTTCTTATCGACGGAGATCACCTGCTGGGCCTGGCCGGTGGCGGCTGCCTGCTGTTTTGCGGTGTCGATTGCGGCGTCCTGCTTTGATTTGCAGCCGGTAAGAAGCATCAAGGCAATTGCGGTGGCTGTGGTGTAGCGGGTAATGGCCTGAGAGATCATGTTCGGTCCTCTTCTATTTCCTGATTGATTACGGCAGATTGTGAGGTTCAACTTTAGTTTGATGCCGATATGTACAAACGTACCGTATGCGATTCAGGATTCGCTGAAGGTTTAGCATGGTGAACATGACTACTGCGACCGCTACGCGCCCCCAGCTTGCCCATTTGACTGCACAGATTGATGACTTCAAAGCTCGCGGAACCTTCTTCAAACTGCGGGTGCTGGAGGATGAGCAGGCTCCGGTTTGCACCTATGATGGCAAGCGGGTTATTAACCTCGCCTCTAATAACTACCTGGGCCTGTGCAATCATCCAAAGCTGCGCGAGGCGGCGATTGCGGCGACGGTGAAGTACGGTGTCGGCTCGGGTGCGGTGCGGACAATTGCGGGCACGATGCGCATCCACATGGAGCTTGAGGAGAAGATTGCGGCGTTCAAAAACGTTGAGGCCTGCGTGGTCTTTCAGTCAGGGTTTACGGCAAATGCGGGAACAGTCTCTTCGATTCTTGGTAAGGATGACTTCATCCTGTCGGATGAGTTGAATCATGCTTCGATCATTGACGGAGCGCGGCTTTCGAAGGCCAAGATCAAGGTCTTCCGGCACAAGGACGTTGCGCACGCCGAAGAGTTGTTGAAAGAGATCGAGAACGAGCCAGGCCGGAAGCTGATCATCACGGACGGCGTGTTTTCGATGGACGGCGACATCGGTCCGGTTGGCGAACTGGCGACGCTGGCGGAGAAGTATGGCGCGATCATGATGGTCGACGATGCGCATGCGAGCGGCGTGCTGGGGCGTAACGGGCGCGGGTCGGTCGACCACTTCGGGGCGCATGGCAAGGTCGATATCCAGGTAGGCACGTTGTCGAAGGCAATTGCTTCGCTGGGCGGCTATGTGTGTGGAAGCCGCGATTTGATTGACTATCTCTACCATCGAGCGCGGCCGTTCCTGTTCTCGACCTCGCATCCGCCGAGTGTCGCTGCGACGTGCATTGCCGCATTCGATCTGCTCGAGAGTGAGCCGGAGCGGATCGAGCGGTTGTGGTCGAACACGTGGTACTTCAAGGAGCAGCTTACGAACGCGGGCTTTGATGTTGGCGGAGTGACGACGCCGAAGAGCGAGACGCCGATTACGCCGATCATCCTGGGCGATGGGCGAAAGACGATGGACTTTTCGAAGGCGCTGTTTGACGCGGGCGTGATGGCCACGGGGATTGCGTTTCCGACGGTGCCAGAGGGCAGGGCTCGCGTGCGAACGATCATGACGAGCGAGCATACGCGGGCCGAGATCGATCAGGCTCTTGAGACGATCGTGAGTGTAGCGAAGACAACGGGCGTGCTGGCGTAACGTCCGGCACGTCTCTTCGCAGGTCGCATGATTTGCGCGGCTGACGTTGCGTCCCTAGTATGGATTCATCAACCTGAGGTGGCTAGGGTTCCGCCGTAACCCAACGGGCAGGACCGAGCGCTACAGCAGCCGCAAGCCGGCTGGCACCCGAAGCATAAAAGGCTAGAGGGGGTGGTTGTAAGGCCGTAGGTCTGCCTTATACCCAATCCCGAGGCCTGCTTCATGCATCAGTCCGCTGTAACTCTCGTCCTTCTGTCCGCCCTCCTTCATGCGACCTGGAATGCCCAGCTCAAGGGCAGCAGTAACCGCTCGCAGTTTATGGCGAACATGTCCACCTGCATGGGCGTACTGGCGCTGATCTGTATTCCCTTCGTGCCTTTTCCAGTTGGATCAGCCTGGATGTGCATCGCCCTATCCGCCGTCCTTCACGTCGTGTACAACCTTCTCCTGCTGCAGAACTATCGCCTCAGCGACTTCAGCAGCGCTTATCCCATCGCTCGCGGCATCTCGCCCCTGATGGTCACCTACGGCGCCTTCGTTTTCATGCATCAGAGGCCCACCCTCTTCGCAATCGGTGGCGTTGCGATGATCTCCTCCGGCATCGTCTTTCTCTCAACCGGGAAAGACAGGGCGGGCACGCGTGCCACTCTCTCGGCCCTTGCTACCGGAGCAGTGATCGCTGCCTATACCGTTACAGACGGCATGGGCATTCAGCGTTCGCAGAACACCCTCTCCTACACGGCATGGGTCTTTGCCAGTTATCTCCTGATGCCTGTTGTTCTGCTCCTGCTGCGGGTTCCCGTCAAGGTTGTCACAATCGAGAATCTACCGCGTGCTGCGGGAGCGGGAGCGTTCTCACTGGCTGCCTACACACTTGTCTTATGGGCCACCCACTATGTCGATGTGGGGATTGTTTCCGCGTTGCGCGAGACGAGCGTTCTCTGGGCGATCGTACTTGGACGGCTCTTCCTCGGAGAGGCTTTCACGTGGCGCAGAGTCGTTTCGGCGTCCATTATCTGCCTGGGGATTGCCGCTTTAGTTTCCTGAATTGCGCCAGGCCCACGCCGCGTGGGTCGCCGGAAACAACAAAGCCGAAGTCCGAAGGGCGGAACGGGGACAGTTGGTCGGGCGAGGCTGCTTCGGGTCAGGACTGGCCTGCCTGTTCCAGTTCGGCGATGTTGAGTTTGACCATCTGCATCATGGCCAGCATGGCGTTGGGGTGTTTGAGGAGGTCACCCAAGCGGGAGGGGACAATCTGCCAGGCAAGGCCGAAGCGGTCCTCGAGCCAGCCGCACTGGATCTCTTTACCGCCCTGGGAGAGTTTGGCCCAATAGTGATCGATCTCGTGCTGGTCTTCGCAGGTGACGACGAAGGAGATAGCCTTGGTGAACTTGAACTCCGGGCCGCCGTTCATGGCTGTGAATTTCTGGCCATTTAGCTCAAAGTCGATGACGAGGATCTTGCCCTCGGGAACGCTGGTTTGCACGGGGGAACGAAAGCCTGTGAGCTGGCGAGAGTTGGGGAAGATGCCGGTGTAGAAGGCTACGGCTTCTTCGGCGTTCTGGTCGAACCAGAGGAATGGACTGATGCGCGGGGAGGCTTGGAGGGCGCTCATGGTGTCTCCTTGGCGTGAGCTTCTTGCGCGACCATTCTGCCGATTCTTCGCTTGCAATGCAAGGAGGATAAACGCAGATTTTCTCGGGAATGACAGAGAAGCGCGGAGACCAAAACAACCGCAGGTCCTTAGATTTTGCTGAGGATGACAGTTTAGAGGGGTGTCAGCGATAGATGATTTGTTCGATCCCACCCTTCGCGGTCAGGCTGCGAAGGATGGGGCACCCGAGCTAGGCGAGGGCGAGGTTCAGGTTGTTGATGGCTTCGTCGATCTCGCCTGTGGTTTTATAGCCCACCGTGACGCTTTGGACGCCTGCGGTACGGAAGGCGAAGCGCATGGCGGCCTGGCGATCCTGGTGATTGAAGACGCCCTCGCCGACGAGCTTCATGCTGATGACGCCCATGCCCTCTTTGCGGACCTGCCGGACGTGGGAGACGACCTCGGGGACGTTGCCGAGGACGGGGGCGTCGTGCTCTTCGGCGTCCATGTGGGTGCCGTTGTGGTTGACGCGGATCATGGCGACGTCGAGCCATTTGTTGCCGGGAACCTGTCTGAGGGCAGGCAGGCCGTGGACGGAGGCGCCACGCTTGACGACCGCGCCACGGTGCTGCGCTTCGGCGATGCCATCCTGCCAACGAAGGCTTTCCACAGGCCAGGTGCCGGTGTGCTGCCAGTGGAGCAGGAGGATGTCGAAGTACTCGGTGCGGGCGAGTTTGCGGAGCTCGTCGATCTTGGCCTGCGGGTCGACACCGTCGCGGGTGGTGACCTTCGACATGATTCGGTAGCTGTCGCGCGGGAGACCTTCGAGGGCGATGCCCAGGCGGCGGTGCATGTCGTCGTAGGACTCGGCTGTCTCGAAGAAGCGGATGCCGTGATCGTAGGCGTAGCGGACCTGGCGGGTGAACTCCGCCTGTCCGAGGTTGCGCTGGACCTGGCCGCCCACGCTGCCAGTGCCGAAGGCGAGCCGCGTAACCTTGACGCCGGAGTGGCCGAGTTCTACCCAGTCGGTGGCGGTTTGGGGTTCGGCGAAGAGTGGCTGCGTGCCGGTGACGCCGAGAACGGCGCCTGCGGCGATGCTGGTCTTAAGGAAGCTTCGGCGGGAGTAGCGAGTCATATACCTTCTCCGTTGGGAGAGAGAGTATCAATCGGGTTGGGAGCCGTCAAGAGTGAAGAGGCCGAGCCTATCCCGTCACATGGCGCTGAAGCCCCACGCTCCCACGCGTTAAGAGGCGCGGTGGACGATGCGACCTTCGCTGAGGGTGGTGTGGATCTGGCCGAGCATGGGGGCGCCGTCGAAGGGGGAGTTTTTGGATTTGGAGAGGCTGACTTCGGCGCTGTAGGTCCACGCGGCGGCGGGGGCGAAGAGGACGAGGTCGGCGTGGCTGCCGGGCTTGAGGTTGCCGCGATCGTGAAGCTTGATGAGCTGCGCTGGGTTTGTGCTCATCAGGGTTACGATCTTCGCAAGGGGCAGGCCGTGGTCGCGGTGGAGAATGCGCAGGGCGAGACCAAGTGCGGTTTCGAGGCCGGTGATGCCGTTGGGGGCGCGCTCGAACTCGACCTCTTTTTCATAGGCGGCGTGGGGGGCGTGGTCGGTGGCGATGCAGTCCACGGTGCCGTCGAGGATGGCGGCGATGACTGCCTGACGGTCGGACTCGGCGCGGAGGGGGGGATTCATCTTGGCGTTGGTGTCGAAGTGCTCAAGGGCCTCGTCGGTGAGGGTGAAGTGGTGTGGGGCGGCTTCGCAGGTGACGTGGAGGCCCTGCTGTTTGGCGAGGCGGATGGCGGCTAGTGCTTTGGCCGTCGAGACGTGCTGGACGTGGAGGTGGGGGCGCAGGCCTTCGACCTTTTCGATGTCGCGGAGGAGCTGGATGTCGCGCTCGACGATGTTCGATTCGGCTTCGATGGTCATACCGCGGAGGCCGAGGCGGAAGGCTACGGGGCCGAAGTTCATGCTGCATCCACCGGTAAGGCGGGTGTCTTCGGCGTGCTGGGAGATGGGGAGGCCGAGGCGGGCGGAGGCTACGAGTGCAGCCCACATGATGTCGCTGTCGAGGACGGGCTTGCCGTCGTCGGTGAAGCCTACGGCTCCGGCGTTGGCCAGGGCTTCGTAGTCGGAGAGGGTTTCGCCCAGCGAGCCAAGGGTGGCGGCGGGCATGGCGCAGAGGTTGACGGCGGCGTTGCGGGCCGGGGAGAGCATCCAGTGGAGGGAGGCTACGGAGTCGTTGACCGGGAGGGTGTTGGGCATGGCGACGACGGTGGTGAAGCCTCCGGCGGCGGCGGCGCGGGTACCGGTGGCGATGGTCTCTTTATAGGTCTGGCCGGGCTCGCGGAGGTGGACGTGGATGTCGATGAAGCCGGGGGCGAGCGTAAGGCCGGTGGCGTCCAGTTCTTCAGGGCCTGCGGGGAGGATGCCGGGGAGTTCGATTGCGGCGATGCGGCCGTGATGGATGAGGATGTCGCGCGGACTATCGAGGCCGGTGGCGGGGTCGAGGGCGTGGGCGTTGCGGATGAGGAGGTCTGGGGTCATGGGGTGGCACCTAAGGCGCGGACGAGTAGGGCGGTGCGGATGGCCAGGCCATGGGTGACCTGTTGCTCGATGGCGGAATTGGGGCAGTCGGCTACTTCACCGGCGATCTCGAGGCCGCGGATCATGGGGCCAGGGTGCATGACGAGGGCGTTGGGGGCGTGGGTGGCGAGGCGCTCCGTCGTGAGTTGGTAGTGGGCGATGTAGTCGGCGAGGTCGAGTTCGAGGCCGGCGAGGCGTTCGCGCTGGATGCGGAGCATCATGGCGACACAACCATGCGGGGCGGCGTGGGCGAGCGTAAGCGCGAGGTCGAAGTCGCGGATGATCTCGATCCAGCCAGTGGCTGCGGGGTCGGTGGCGAGACCTTCGATGGCGTGCTGCGGGAGGAGTTCCGGAGGGCCGCAGAGGATGACGCGGGCTCCAAGCCGGGGGAGCAGCATGGCGTTCGAGCGGGCTACGCGGGAGTGGCGAATGTCGCCGGTGATGACGATGGTGACGCCGTCCAAGGACTTTGCGTGTGCGGTTGCGGCATCGAGGTTGAGGCGGGTGAGGATGGTGCGGAGGTCCAGCAGAGCCTGGGACGGGTGCTGGTGCATGCCGTCGCCGGCGTTGAGGACGGGGAGGTTGCAGGTGCGTTCGAGGAGCTCCGGTGCGCCGGAGGCGGGGTGCCGGAGGATGATGCACTCGGCTCCGAGGGCGCGGAGGGTGAGGCCGGTGTCCTTGAGGGACTCACCTTTTTCGATCGAGGAGGACTTGTCGCTGACGAGAGTGGTGGTGGCCCCGAGCGATTTGGCGGCGAGTTCGAAGGAGGTGCGGGTGCGGGTGCTGGACTCGTAGAAAAGGAGAGCGATGCGGCGGCCCTGCAGAAGCTTTGCTCGCTCGCCCGGGTGCATCTTCTCGATCTGCGTGGTGAGGGCGAGGAGGTGAGCTACTTCGGCTATGGGGAGACCGTTGACGGTGAGGAGGGAGCCGAGGTTCATGAGATAAGTGTGGCGCAATGCTCCTTCAGGATGACACAAGAAGAGATGAGCGACATGGCAGAAGGTCCGCTTGATGATGCCCGGATCAACGCTCGGCCAGAAGTTTCTTGATGTTTACTTCAACATCATCCTTACTAACGACCCCAACATAGGTCGCAGCGATCTTCCCGGAGCGATCAAGCAAATAAGTCGCGGGATAAGACGGGAATCCGTAAGCGTCGACCACTGCGCCATCTCCCATCAGAATGGGATAGTTGAGTTTATGGCTGGCCATAAAGGGCCGCACGAGTCCCCAGGCTTCATCGGGGCTCTTCAATCCTTCATAAGGGATATCTGCAGAGATGCCAACAGCGGTAAAACCGCTCTTTTCATATGCCTTTTGGAGCTCCATGAAGGAAGGTATCTCAAGGATGCAACCTCCGCATTTCGTCGCCCAGAAGTTCAAAAGGACAACCTTCCCCCGGTACTCCGCTACTTGAACGATCTTGCCATCGGCGGCAGCAAGATCGAAATTATGTGCAGGCTTACGATCAGGTTGAGCGACAAGCATAGCGTGAACGTCATGCTGAGCATGAGCAACTGCGGGCGTCAGTCCTGCCGACGAGGACGCAATCAGGAGGGCGATGGCAAGTCGCCTTCCTACTCCTGATTCCATTTCTTTGACGCGAAGGACGTGCATACCGCGTTTCCTTTCCGAAGGAGAAATTGCAATCCTGCCCTGCGATATCGAGGAGGAAACGCTAGTCTGCCAGTTCTACGAGAAGGACTTGTTCGTCGCTGTCGATCTCGTTGAGCTTGACCTCGATGATCTCGCGGCGGGAGGTGGGGATGGTGCGGCCTGTGAAGGTGGCCTGAATAGGGAGTTCGCGGTGGCCGCGGTCGATGAGCACGAGGAGTTGGACGCTCTTGGGGCGGCCGTGGCTGAAGAGCGCGTCGAGGGCGGCGCGAATGGTGCGTCCGGTGTAGAGGACGTCGTCGCAGAGGACGATGTCGCGACCGGCGATGTCGAAGCCGATCTCGCCTGGGGTTACGGTGGGGCGGGGGCCGGCGGTCGAGAGATCGTCGCGGTAGAAGCTGATGTCGAGAATGCCGGTGTCGACGGGGTGCTTTTCGATCTTGCCGATCAAGGAGGCGAGGCGTTGAGCAAGCGGAATCCCGCGACGCTTGATGCCAACGAGGCCGAGGTTGGCGCTCCCATCATTTTTCTCGACGATCTCGTGGGCAAGGCGGACGAGGGTGCGTTCGATCTCGGAGGCCGACATGAGACGGCCTTTGTGGCGAAGTTTCGGGGTCTGGAGAGACTCAGTCATAGCGGTTGGGGTCGATTCTAGCAGTTGCAGCCTGCCGCCTCCAGTTGCTAGAGGCGGGCGCGCCGGCGGGTTCGCAGGAGTCCATTGACAGCTCCGCCAAAGGTCGAGAAGAGAAGGAGCAGGATGGCCATGAACGCCATGGTCGCGAGGAGAATTCCTGACTGAAACTCAGGGAGGTCGTAGAACTTCAGAATTTCTGCCTGAATTTCGGCGGGCTGGGCTGCGGCAGTCTGGCTGGCAGCGACCTTTGCCTGCGTAAGGATCTGAGCGAATCCCGCGTCGAAGCCGGCCATGGCATGGAGGCCGAAGCGGGCGACGAGGCCAGCGATCGCCATGGAGATGCCGGTCAGGAGGATGACTGCGGCTCCGGCGGTGAGGCCGATGCGGGCTCCGACGGCGGCATCCATCCATGCCAGGGGACGGCGGCGATGGTAGAGCGCGAGCGTCGAGGTGGACGCAGTGAGTATCCAGATGGTGCTGAGAAACGAGAAAGCCGGGATGCGGAGGGAGAGGATGAGAAGAGCGGCAGCGATGGCCGCCACGATGGCCGAGCAGCGAAATGCCGCCTGCCAGTCCACCTGCCTGGGCAGCGGCGGGGGCAGGGCTCCAGTGGTGTCGGCATTGGCAACGGGAGCCTGATCGGCGAAGTAGTCTTCGGAGAGGTAAAGCTGCGGCGATCCGCAGTGGGGACAGAAGAGCCTGATGCCGTCACCAGAGGGTAGATCGCCGCCACATCGGTGACAAATTTTCTGCATACGTTCTAAAGCTATCCCAGCCTGTAGGGTGCGGCAAGCTGGAGGCTACTGCTCCTTCTCGTGCTTGTCGTTCTGGCTGCTGTCGTGCTTGTCATTGTCGTCGGTGCCGAAGTGGAAGTCGATCGGCAGATCAAGTGAGACCAGCCCGAACTTAGTGCCGCTGTCTTCGGGATTGATGTCGACGATATGCTGGTGTTTCTTCGAACCGGCTTTGAGTTGGAACTTGGTGTCCTTGTCGCTGCCGCTTCCGTTGATTTGCAGGTCTTTGCCGCTTATGTGAAGACCTCCGTCACCGCTACCGTTGTGGTTATCATCGTCGCAACTGAGGCCTTCGTTGGTGCGGGTAGGCGTGCCTACGGGGTGCTTATCCTGACATTGAATGACGTTCCCGAAGCGGTTGAGCGCCTTTTTGTAGAAGGCAAGAACCTTCTCGGGGCTGTCGGGGGTTCGGTACGAGGCAGCTTTGACCTTGAGCTGGAAGCTCCCGAAGCTCATGTTGACATCGGCGGCCCCGTCTTCATCCTTGCCGTTGTCCTTCTGTTTGCGGACGAGTGTAGCTCCCGGGTAGGCCGGCAGACCGATGCCAGCGAGAACGTTGGTCTGGTCCGTCTTGACCTGCATGCCCCCGAAGGGTGTGGCGATCTTCACGTTGTCGCCGTTACCACTTTTATCAGTGTCAATACGACAGCCGGTAAGGCTCGCTGCCATGAGGATGATTGCCGCTGCTACGATCGTCTGGCGCATCTGACCCGTCCCTCTTGATACATAAGTTGCTGTCGCAACACTTTACGATACGCAGGCGGGCCGTGGAGAGTTCCGCGCGAATGGCGTTGCTGCATCGGCTCCTCGCGATTCTGCTCAGCACGGTGACTTCATTCCGGCTGCGAGTCGCGACAGAGGCGACACCAGGCTACCTGACGCCTTAGGTTACGAAGGAGTAGGCAAAGCCAAGTATGTGGTAACGAGACAAAAGGTCCTGTTCCACCGGCTCAGGCTAGGCCTATACTCTGGTTAGTCGCAGATACGGCAAAGCCGGGCGTCACCGGCTCCGGAGACATGCATGGCGCAGCATGGGACGACACGGCGGACCGCTCCTGGATCCAGGGGAGAGACGTCTGCGATTCCAGATAAGTTGTACTTCCGGATCGGGGAGGTTGCAGCTCTGTGTGAAGTTGCGACCTATGTCCTGAGGTTCTGGGAGAGCGAGTTTCCCCAGCTTAAGCCGAACAAGGGCGGGACTGGTCAGAGGCTGTATCGGCGAAGAGATGTTGAGATGGCATTACGTATCAAGACTCTGCTGTACGACGAGGGCTTTACCATCCCCGGCGCACGACAGACACTGAAGACGGAACAACGACATAAGGAGCCGCAACTCTCCTTAGCGATCCTGGAGAGCGAGTCGACTCCGAGTGTTAGCCGTAAAGGTTTGCTGCGACTGCAGAAGGATATGAAGGAGCTGTTGAGCATGCTCTCAGTGCCGGCTTCGAAGGGTGCGCTGCAATCGATTCGGGCACCACGAACGCAGCGTCCCGAGTTGAGCGATTTATCAAGCTCCGACGATTTGTTCTCTTAGCTGGCACATATTGAGACAGGTTCCGAGTCTCAGCAATTGATCGGCTTTCTGCATTCCCTTTCCTCTATTCGACGTAACTGTAAAGGACCGAGTCATGACATCCTCCGGAAAACACGAGAAAACAAATATGGGAACGCAGTGCCAGGATTGTGCTGGACTAAGCTTTCGCCGCTCGCGGTTGAAAGCTAAGGACATGATTCCGCTGCTGATGATGCGCTATCCGGTGCGCTGCCTTTCGTGTAGCAGACGGCAGACTGTCAGCTTTAGAGTGGCGCAGCGTTCCGTATCTTCATCGGTGAAGCAGGTGCGAGCCCCGCGTCCTGAAGAGTCCCATGGGGGCTGGATGTCTACGGATGTGCCTGCGACGTCGACTTCTCCCATGCCCGTGGACACAAGGAACTTCACGGCCATCCCGATCAGTGCACCGATTGTCATGCCTGAGTTACGTGGCGTTACGTTGAAGCACATCAACGCAAATCCCGGAAGCGAAGCAGTTTAGATCCCCGGACTGCGGCAGCATCTCCACTGCTATCTCATCGGGATAGACTCGACCACTAGAATCGTGAGTGTGTATGAGTTTTCTGAGATGACCTCCTGATTTGGCCGAGCACCCAACCTCCGATCTGACGAAGCATGTGCAACGACGCGGCATGTTTGCGATGCTGCGACCTTCGGCCACACATACGGCCTTTTCGGCGACGCTGCTGCTGATGGCGTCCACGATCGCTTCGGGTGTTCTCGGGCTGGTGCGGACGAAGTACATTGCGCATCTCTTCGGAGCGGGGCCGGTAACGGATGCCTACTATGCGGCGTTCCAACTGCCGGACATGATCAATTATTTCCTGGTTGGTGGGGTGGCTTCAATCTCGCTGGTGACGATCCTGAATCGCTACCGGCAGGCTGATGATGAGGCTGGGGGCGATCGCGCGCTATCCGTCGTGCTGAACGGGATGCTGGTCGTACTGGGAATCGGCGTGCTGATTGGCGAGATTTTTGCGCCGTTGTATACGCGGATTGCGTTCCACCAGTTTGGCCCGGAGGCGGCGGCGTTATGTACCTCGCTGACGCGGATGCTGTTGCCGGCGCAGCTCTTCTGGTTCGCTGGTGGTGTGCTCGGATCGAAGCTGCTGGTGCGCAAGATCTTTCTCTACCAGGCCGTCACGCCCGTTCTTTATAACGTCGGCATTATTGCCGGAGCGGTCTTCTTCTCGGCTCGCTTTGGGGTCTACTCGCTGGCGATTGGTGTAGTCGCGGGAGCGTTTGTTGGCTCGCTGCTGATCAACGGTTTTGGGGCGTATCGCAATGGGATGCGGTACCAGGCAGTCTTCAACCTGCGTGATCCGGCGTTTGTGGAGTGGCTACGCATGTCGCTGCCGCTGATGATCGGCGTCTCCCTGACGATGGCGGACAAGTGGATCCTTGCTTACTTTGCCTCGGGCGACGCAGGCGGCATCTCGCGGATGAGCGTGGCGAAGACACTCTTCAACGCGCCGATGGGCATTCTCGGACAGGCTGCAGGCGCGGCGTCACTTCCCTTCTTTGCGGCGCTCTTCAGCCAGGGGCGATTGACTGATTTCGCTGATGCCGTAAACCGATCCGCCTCGCGGGTCATCGCAGTCTCGCTGCTGGCGACCGGATGGATGATTGCGCTTGCCTCACCCATTGTGGATCTGATTCGCGGTGGTTCGTTCAGTCAAAAGGACGCTGCCGAGACGGCGAGCTACTTCATTATCTTTGCGGTGTCGATTGCGCTGTGGGCGGCGCAGGGATTCTACTCGCGAGCGTTTTATGCGGCAGGCAACACACGGGTTCCGGCGATTACGGGGTGGGTGGTGACGGTCGTTTCGATCCCGATCTACAGCGTGCTGTTCCACCGCATGGGCATGGTGGGACTAGCGATTGCGTCGGATATTGGCATTCTGCTGCTGACGCTGACCATGGCTCTGCAGCTTGACCGGCGCGGACTCGTTCCTGTCTCCGGGTTGGAAGGCTGGGAGTTGGCGAGAGCAACTCTCGCTGCGGTCGCAGGATACGGTGGCGCTGCTGCCTGCGTGCGCTACCTGCATCTCCCGCATGGCCACACGGGAGATGTGTTGATGATCGGAGCCGGGACGCTCTGCTGGGGCGCGCTCTGCTTTGGTGTCCTGACGGCTACTGGCTCGAAGCTGCCGAGGCAGATCCTGCGTCGAAAAAGCTAAGCAGAGACTACTTGGCGTCCTCGTATTCCTCGTGCCAGGCGGTCTGGATGGCTTCGAGGAGACCTTCGTTTGATTTGGCTCGGTCGCCGATGAAGCCCGGAATCTCGGTGACGTAGCGATGCAGATCGGTGAAGCGGACGGTATAGGGATCGAGGTCCGGGTACTTCTCCTGTAGCTGAATGCCAATCTCTTCGGTGTCTGTCCAATCGATTTCGCGGGGCATGTAAATCTCCTCAAGGATAGTTTAGCGAATCGCCGGGCGCTTGAAGCGGTCCATGTACTCTCCGGCGGTAATGCCGATGACGCGAATAAAGGTGCGGCGCATCGCGTCTGCGGTCTGGAAGCCGCTTGCATCAGCGACTTCTTTCAGGCCCATTGCGGAGCTGTCAATGATCTGCTGTGCGGCTTCAACGCGCATGCGATCGACGAACTGCCCCGGATTCATCTTCGTTTCGTGAAGGCAAACGCGCGTGAAGTGTCGTGCGCTCATGCCGAGACGTTCTGCGAGTTTTTCGACGCTTAGATCCTCGCGCAGGTTCTCGATCATCCACACCTGCAACTCTCGCAGAGGCCGCGAGGTGACGGCCTGATGCGAGAGCATGTGACTGAACTGGGCCTGTCCACCGGGACGTACGAGGAACATGACGAGTGATCTTGCGACGTCAAGAGCTACCTGGTGCCCGAGATCTTCTTCTACGAGAGCGAGCGAA
Coding sequences:
- the pyrR gene encoding bifunctional pyr operon transcriptional regulator/uracil phosphoribosyltransferase PyrR; its protein translation is MTESLQTPKLRHKGRLMSASEIERTLVRLAHEIVEKNDGSANLGLVGIKRRGIPLAQRLASLIGKIEKHPVDTGILDISFYRDDLSTAGPRPTVTPGEIGFDIAGRDIVLCDDVLYTGRTIRAALDALFSHGRPKSVQLLVLIDRGHRELPIQATFTGRTIPTSRREIIEVKLNEIDSDEQVLLVELAD
- a CDS encoding MerR family transcriptional regulator is translated as MAQHGTTRRTAPGSRGETSAIPDKLYFRIGEVAALCEVATYVLRFWESEFPQLKPNKGGTGQRLYRRRDVEMALRIKTLLYDEGFTIPGARQTLKTEQRHKEPQLSLAILESESTPSVSRKGLLRLQKDMKELLSMLSVPASKGALQSIRAPRTQRPELSDLSSSDDLFS
- the murJ gene encoding murein biosynthesis integral membrane protein MurJ, with the protein product MAEHPTSDLTKHVQRRGMFAMLRPSATHTAFSATLLLMASTIASGVLGLVRTKYIAHLFGAGPVTDAYYAAFQLPDMINYFLVGGVASISLVTILNRYRQADDEAGGDRALSVVLNGMLVVLGIGVLIGEIFAPLYTRIAFHQFGPEAAALCTSLTRMLLPAQLFWFAGGVLGSKLLVRKIFLYQAVTPVLYNVGIIAGAVFFSARFGVYSLAIGVVAGAFVGSLLINGFGAYRNGMRYQAVFNLRDPAFVEWLRMSLPLMIGVSLTMADKWILAYFASGDAGGISRMSVAKTLFNAPMGILGQAAGAASLPFFAALFSQGRLTDFADAVNRSASRVIAVSLLATGWMIALASPIVDLIRGGSFSQKDAAETASYFIIFAVSIALWAAQGFYSRAFYAAGNTRVPAITGWVVTVVSIPIYSVLFHRMGMVGLAIASDIGILLLTLTMALQLDRRGLVPVSGLEGWELARATLAAVAGYGGAAACVRYLHLPHGHTGDVLMIGAGTLCWGALCFGVLTATGSKLPRQILRRKS
- the iscX gene encoding Fe-S cluster assembly protein IscX, with translation MPREIDWTDTEEIGIQLQEKYPDLDPYTVRFTDLHRYVTEIPGFIGDRAKSNEGLLEAIQTAWHEEYEDAK